A region of Streptomyces sp. NBC_01264 DNA encodes the following proteins:
- a CDS encoding response regulator transcription factor has translation MQGPVTPIRVAAVDDHPIVLVGLRASLADTTPDIALVAIAEDVDSLLAQEDGATASVVLLDLRLRDDSDIGENVRRIRATGARVLAYTTEQRPALIRRALDAGALGLVLKEDPQTRLAEAVRAAHAGEAYVSSRLAHQIVSDPRGGIRLSRQQHRVLELIARGLPHGQIAKLLHITEDTVRTHRKRAIEAYTDAGDGLLRENSEIVWRAVADGHIDISPERPGTPGR, from the coding sequence GTGCAGGGCCCTGTCACCCCCATCAGGGTGGCCGCGGTCGACGACCATCCCATCGTCCTGGTCGGCCTGCGCGCCTCGTTGGCCGACACCACGCCCGACATCGCACTGGTGGCGATCGCGGAGGACGTGGACTCCCTCCTCGCCCAGGAGGACGGGGCCACCGCCTCGGTCGTCCTGCTCGACCTGAGGCTCCGCGACGACAGTGACATCGGTGAGAACGTGCGCCGGATACGGGCCACCGGGGCCCGCGTGCTCGCCTACACCACCGAGCAGCGGCCCGCCCTGATCCGCAGGGCGCTCGACGCCGGCGCACTGGGGCTGGTCCTCAAGGAGGATCCGCAGACCCGGCTCGCCGAGGCCGTCCGCGCCGCGCACGCGGGGGAGGCGTACGTGTCCAGCCGGCTCGCCCACCAGATCGTCAGCGACCCGCGCGGCGGCATCCGGCTCTCCCGGCAACAGCACCGGGTGCTGGAGCTGATAGCGCGGGGCCTGCCGCACGGGCAGATAGCGAAGCTCCTCCACATCACCGAAGACACCGTCCGCACGCACCGCAAGCGGGCCATCGAGGCGTACACGGACGCAGGCGACGGTCTCCTCCGGGAGAACAGCGAGATCGTCTGGCGGGCCGTCGCCGACGGGCACATCGACATCAGCCCGGAGCGGCCCGGCACGCCGGGACGATGA